CAGCCGCCCTTGCTGCCGCTGCCGCCCCTCAGACGCACTCTCGCAAAGCACTGGCGAGCACCCGCCTTCGGGACCGAGCCGAGTGGCTGGGAGGGGTCCCGTCACGGCTCGCCGGTTGGTCCGCGCAGGCGCTGCTCGCTGCGCGGCGCGGCCAATAGGCTGCGCGTTCTCGGCCACGCCCGCGCGAGCTCTCTTCTCGCGAGGCCGGTTAGGCCCGAATGTCGTTAGCCGTGGGGAAAGATGGCGGAAAATTTAAAAGGTGAAGCAGTGGCGGCAGCGACGCGGGCCCGCTGGCAGGCTGGGTGGGCTGGAGGGGTGGCGTCGCGGACTCGGGGCCCCCGGCGTCCGAGGCCACCGGGCCGGGAGCCGGAAGGTCGGCGCCAAAAGGCTGGGGCTCGAGGCGCGCGGGCCTGGCGCGCGGGGCTGGGcggggctgaggggagggggcGCGTGCCTTGGAACACGGCGGGCGCGGGGCTAAGTGGGGACGCGAGAGGGGGGCGCGCGCCGCAGATTGCGGCCTGACGGTGCGCGCACGCGCGGGGGCTTGTTGGGGGAGGCCGCGCCCGCGCGCGGGAAAATTGGCCGCCGGTGACCGTTACCCTCTTGGTGTCCACGCGAGACGccggaaggggaggggagggaaggggacggACCTCCTTTTCAGAGTTGGGGGACAGGGGATTCTTCAGGGGGAGGGTATCTGCTCGCAGCGTGACGGGGGAAGGATTTGAGGCAGAGAGAACTCTCCCAGGAAGAGGGGAAGAGGACTTCCCTAATGGGAGAGCTGGGCTCCCTCACGCGCAGGCAAAGACGGGTGACTCAGTGTGTTGGGGAAGGTGGGCCCCTCTGGATGAGGGAAGCTGCGGGGAGGATGGGTTCCACAGGTGTGAGGGGGAGCTCTGAGGGTAGGAGAGTCCACCTGTGGTCAGTGCAGAGACAGCAACATATGTGAGTTGGGATCACATTAGTTGGGGCTTCAAATGCAACTTTGCAAGGGAAGAGGCATCATAGGGAAAGGAAGGCGTGGGCACAGGCCGAGTCTCCACTAGGCCTGTCTTAAGAGGAGGGGTGGAAATGCACACGTAATAATTTTGCAGAGCTCTTGTACATTTGTAGGTTGACATCTAGAGTATTTAACCATGAGTTTCGGTTTTTGTAATGGAAGgtagaaaatattaaacatttttaaaagatcaaacaGGATGAGGACTGACTGATTACATTTGGAACAAGGGTTTTGTGAAATGATTTGATAAAATGGCTTCTAAAGCACAGCAATTAAGAATATGCCTTGAACCAAAAGAagccttttaaattaaaaaatctgtCCTGAAAAATTTTGGTACCCCCCCCCCAACCTATTTGTTCTGTCCTTGAATTCAGAGCACACTCCTTTGGGCGAGCTTTACCCCTCAGAGAAATATGAATGAGATAGAAAATCAAAATGCAGCCTGAAAAAATATATCTTATGGATTTAAGGCACCCACATGAATCATTTGGGGAAGCTTCCTGTAATCTAATATCACTTCACAGTCTCTTATTCTTAATTCCAAAATCCAAAAAGCCCTGAAACCTTAAATTTGGTGTCATTCAGTGGCAAAATTAGGCTATCACTGCCACTATCTTGCATCTTTCTCTTATTCAGTGTGAAAATTCACACTTTTTCTGCAGAACTGTTAATGTGTTTGATTATGGGTTGATGCCCTTGACCACACTAGGGCTGTATTAGGGAATGTAGGGGATATACCTAGAACTTCACTTGTAAAATACCCCAAAAGGAATTTGGATTCTAAAACATCTGGCACCAGGAGTTACAGATGAGATTATGGACCAGTCTTTCCAGTTAATGCCTTTGTCTGGTGCCCTGGAGGCTTTAATCCCATCCCTACCCACCCACCTTGGGACAGTGCACCCTACTGAGATGGTgattgtgctttttcttttgcaaagtgGGGAGAAGGACAATTAGGTCCTGAACTCCTAGGAGGTTTGCAGGCAGTTTAAAGAATGGTATAGATGGAGCTTAAAGCTCCGGAGTCCGGGTGGGGAATAGATTCCTTTACGACCATCCGTGCATCAGAAACCACTTGGAAGTCTGCTGCTCCAGGGTAAGCCTTGGACAGTGGGCACTGGGGTAGATGGGAGTGGCACATCTTTGTTGTAGAAGGGTCTTAGCATTGGGAAGGCCTGTGGATTAAATTTCACTGACTCTGAGGTAGTCCTTTGGAAGTCCCAGGGATGATTTGGGGTCCTCTTTGACCCCTGGCCTCATCAGGATGCCCAGCAATAGTTCTTTCTGGCCCTCTTTGTTCTAGGCTGCAGTGTGTGTTGCAAATCTTCTTGGAATCAGCTACAGGACCTGTGCCGCCTGGCCAAGCTCTCCTGCCCTGCCCTTGGCATCTCCAAGAGAAACCTCTATGACTTTGAAGTCGAGTACCTGTGCGATTACAAAAAGATCCGCGTGAGTCTGGGGTGACTGTGGCCAGGGCAGAGGTGACTCAAGGAAGCTGGCTTcctgcccccctcctcccccattaCCCCCATCTGTTTCCAAAAGcagttttctcctctgatctTAAAAATGTAGGATTAGTAGGCCCtcttatcatctccattttacaggtgggaaaacGAAGTGGCTTTCTGAGAGGGGCAGGAGCCAGAATGAATCCCTAAATAAatctctcctcccacctctctctgaaTACAAACCAATTGCAAAAATTGGGATGCTGAGCCCAGGAGTGGAGATAATGATAGCTAATGGTTTTgatgataatggacagggaaccctggcatgctgcagtccatggggtctcaaagagtccaacacgactgagcgactgaactgaactgaactgaatggttttgAGCActttgtgtgccaggcactttctTTTAGAAACTAATTTAATCCCACCAGCAACATTGTAAAATGGCAACTGTTTTAACTGGAGAACAGCCTGGAGCCAGAATGCTTCAGTTCACATCCAGGCTGTGTAACCCTGGAAAACTTAACCCAATTCTCTgtacttcattttcctcatctataaaatggggataattagcAGTATCTACCTTATATAGAGTTGTAAGGGTTAAATTAgctaataatacaaataaattgcTTAGAACAGTACCTTCTACATAATGAATgctagaaaaacatctgctctttttttcttatttacaggatgaggaaactgaggcccagtgaaGTTAAATAACTGCCTAAATTTGCACTACTAGGGAGCGGCAGATTCAGGATGTGTACCCAACGTGTTTAGTTGTAGAATCTGTGTAGTTAAACTCTATCCTATAGTGCCTCTCGGCAAGAAAAGATccttctggctgctgtgtggagaacAGACCTAGGGGTGAGGGTGGAAGCAGAGGGACAAGTGAGGAGGCTGCTGCTGCACTCCAGGCGAGCAATGAGGGTGGTGACAGAGATTTGAAGTGTAGGGTTCTGGATGTAGCTTGAAGGATTTCCTGAGGGTGGATGTGGGGAGTGTGAGAAAAAGGAGTCAAAGATGACTCTGAGAGGTGAGGCTGAACAGCTAGCAGGAGGGAATAGGTTTGggagataaaattaaaagttggATTTAGACAGATAGTGGAGAGAGGGATTTGAACCTAGTGAGCCTCACTCTGAAAGCCCATGTTTTTTAATCACTGCAAAGAGTCATTCTAGGAAAGGAGCGGTTTGGGTGTTGCCCACAGCCGTTGGGATGGAAGTGCCACAAGAGCTGGCCCAAGGGTCTTGTCTGTCACTTACAgtgcccccaccccttccccaccccccccaggAACAGGAGTATTACCTGGTAAAATGGCGTGGGTACCCAGACTCCGAGAGCACTTGGGAACCACGGCAGAATCTCAAGTGTGTGCGCATTCTCAAGCAGTTCCACAAGGACTTGGAAAGGGAGCTGCTCCGGCGGCACCACCGGTCAAAGCCACCCCGGCACCTGGACCCAAGCCTGGCCAACTACCTGGTGCAGAAGGCCAAGCAGAGGCGGGCACTCCGGCGCTGGGAGCAGGAGCTCAATGCCAAGCGCAGCCACCTGGGACGCATCACCGTGGAGAACGAAGTGGACCTGGATGGCCCCCCACGGGCCTTCGTGTACATCAACGAGTACCGTGTTGGTGAGGGCATCACCCTCAACCAGGTGGCTGTGGGCTGCGAGTGCCAGGACTGTCTGTGGGCACCGGCCGGAGGCTGCTGCCCTGGGGCGTCACTGCACAAGTTTGCCTACAATGACCAGGGCCAGGTGCGCCTGCGAGCCGGGCTGCCCATCTATGAGTGCAACTCCCGCTGCCGCTGTGGCTATGACTGCCCCAACCGCGTGGTACAGAAGGGCATCCGCTACGACCTCTGCATCTTCCGCACGGATGATGGACGCGGCTGGGGTGTCCGCACGCTGGAGAAGATCCGCAAGAACAGTTTCGTCATGGAGTACGTGGGCGAGGTAGGGAGACAGGGCTTGGTGGGTGTGTATGGCTCTCCCCACTATGTGTTCCCACCCTGAGCGCCTGCCTCTCCCCGCTGTATGCCCGAAGCTCCCCTGCTTTCCCTGGGGGAAAGGTGTTGAGGGGGTAACCTGAGTGTGAGAGGGACATCCTGGCAGGGGCACATATTCCACGCTGGTAGTTAAAGGCATGTTGAAATACCTTCAAGCTGGGTTTACTTCATAAGGGTACCTAGCAAAGAGGTAAGTGGGAACTGAAATCCAGGCAGCATTCCTTTTAACAGGCCACGTGGTCTGCACAGGATTGCATCATCTGAAAAGGCACTTCCTCTTCTCATTTCATGAGGGTCCAGCTTATCACCAGGCAGTGTCTGCCCaggagcacttttttttttttttttactaatctGCACAAAAAGAACACAGTCTGCCTTGGGCGGGAAGCAGGGGCGGGGTTGGCTACCTCCTCCTCTAGCCACTGCAGGACACTGGGGCAAAGCTGATGCTGTGTTAGGCAGGCTGTCTGCATGCCAGACAACATCTTAGGGGCTTCACATGTTCTAAATCCATTTGCTCCTGTAACTGTCTACATGGGCATTTGGGTGGTATCCTTCCACCCAAATGGCATGGCTGCCTAGGTTCTTTCCCTCTTGTGCCTTTACCGTGGCTTTGAGCTGCCTCTGATCCTCAGTGTTGCCTGGTGGGTGGGCTGAGCAGGGCAGAAGGGGAGGTATCTAATGGGCTGGGCCAGGATATGGTGCATATCATGTCTGCCCACACCTATTGGCTGGAACCAAGTCATGGGCCTTACTTCAGTTCAAAGGCAGCTGCAAAGCATGATTCAGCCATATGCCCAAGTGGAAAACAAAAGGGGGTTGGGTGAATAACTAGCAGGTGTCTGCAACAGCAAGTTCCGAAGTGGGTCACGGTGGGCATTTGGGGTGAGACAGTTGTTACATAGGACTGTCTCATGCGTTGGGGAACATTTAACATCCCTGGACCGTGACCATTTAAATCCAAGAGTGTACCTTGTCACAGGGACAGCCCCAAACACCTCTGTATTTCTGTGGGTCTCTTGGGGTGTGATACAGCTGGGAGGTGACAGCATTGGCTATAGTGATAACAGTGATGAAGAGGAGAGGCTCCTGTTCTGAGGAATTTATGTGTGCGTGCTtaattgcttcagttatgtctgactctttgcgaccctacggactgtagcctgccaggctcctctgtccacgggattctccaggcaagaatacttgagtgggtttccatgccctcctccagggaatcttcctgacccagggatcaaagccatgtctcttaacatctcctgcattggcaggtgggtttttttttttttttttaaaccactagcaccacctggaaagccctggagAACTATAGAGAGGGTCATAgccccagggggtggggggaacagaaACTGTCTAGAGACTGAGCAGTCCACACTTCAGAGGACCCTGACAGTCTGAACGAAGAGATAGCCACACCCCAGACAATCCTGGGGGTCGGGTGGAGTAAATGTCCATGTGTCGGAGGACTTGACAGTCTAGAGGAAGGAGGAGGCGGCCACAGCTCAGAGGGTTCCTGATAGTCTGTAGGAAGAGGTGTCTATGTCCCAGCACGACCCAAGGAAGAGGGCAAGCTCtccagaggaccctggcagtccGAGTTAAGAAGTGTCCACGCTCACGCTGCCCTGACAGGAAAGTGAAGTGTCCTTACCCCAGCGGCATAGTGACAGTCAAGAAGCTCAGGTGTACCAAAGAGGCTCTGACAGCCTGGAGGGAGTGTCCACACCCTCAGAGCCCTGACACTCCAATGGAGATATTTAGGTCTTAGAGGGAGAGCAACAGTGTGGAAGAGATGTCACAGCCCAGAGGGGTCGTAGCCATGCAGGGGAGGTGGCATTCACACCCACAGGAGTCAGCGGTCCTGAGGAAGTCCAGAGCAGGGGTGTACCTAGCTTCACCGCACTGGCTGTCTCTGGAGGAGTTGTCAGCAGCACAGGAAGATGCTGAcaggtgaggaggaggaagagtctTCAGCTCATTGGCAACCCCAAGGTCCCACGAGCCCGACTCCTTTCACACCATTCTTCCTTACCGTCCTTACTCCTCCATGCTATAAACATGGCAGTTACTGGGGACCTTCTCATTCCCTATCCTCACTCTTCCCACATTCTCTTCAAGGTATTTCTTGGCTTCCCTCCTGCCACATTCAGTGACTTCCAGGCCCACCTCTGACATCCTTAGACCTATGGGGCCTCCTGATGGCAGCACAGGCCCCCAAACACTGCCAGGTCCAAAACCACCCCCCTGCATCCCACTCTGACAAGGCAGCATGGCAGAGGGCTCAGGAGGATGGAGTCTGGGTGCCTGAGGctgaatcccagctccaccactcaTCAGCAGTCACTTAACCTGTTTGTGTCTTAGTCTCCTAATCTGTGTAACAGGAATGATAATAGCACCCACCTCATAGACTTGTTCCAAGAACTAAAGTGAGTTATGATGTGTGAAGCATTTGGTGTTCAGTACACAGTAAGTCTTCAGACAACGTTAGCCATTATAGTCCAAAATTCAGAACATCCAAAATGCCCAGAAACCAAAAATttctgtagcctacctggctacAAAAGCCAACCAGACCAGATATATGCCTATTTGCAGTCTGTTTACCCCACTTGGTGTGCATATTCATCATTTTGCAGAAATCTTACTAGATTATATGGTGCTGGCCTACTGGGTGTTACATAATCGGGGGCATACCCCTGACCCCCTCCACTCTGGAACCCAGTTCACTCTCCACCTCTGCTCTGTCAGTCCCTACACCATTGTGCTTCCACGTTCATCAGAACATCACCACCCTAACCCACCAGAGAACATAGCCTAGGTTATCCATTCTGAAACATGCactttcttcatgtttttttcaACTCTGAAATGAAAGTGAACCTCACTTTAATTAGTTTAATTAAATGATGGCATATCATCATTTAATtagcagaagttttttttttcttgggaaagGGCACACAAAAGATGGGAGCCTGTTAGATTTTGACAAGCTACAGTACTCAGCCACTCCtaacacaaaaacaaacagaaaccccTTTCACATATCTGAACTTGTTGGATTCTTACAACAGCCCCTGTCAAGTTGGGATTATTGTCatctccattctacagatgagaaaactgaggcacagagaggtaacGTGCTCAGAGTCACCATGCTAGTAAAGTGGGCCCAAATGTCTAAAACTGGTGTCCTGCCAGACCTGGTGGAGTGTTGtggtttgggtttgtttgtttgtttcatttggcTGAGAAAACAGGCACAGGGAGAGAACATTCAGGATCCCATATCCAGGAGGGGGCAGAGCAGCAACTGGCTTCTGAGTCTTCTGGTTCCCATTCCCATCAAAATCCTTTCCCAGCTGCCAGCTTCTAGCCCATCTGTATTCCCTAGTCACCCTGGTAGGGAGCAGGGACATGGACTGTTTTGCTCCCAGGTTTTTTTTGGGGTGGACCAACCCTTACAGAGTGGGGCTGAAAAGAAGCCAGAAGGAACCCTTTGTGCCCTGCAGGGTCTACAGTGTGACTCACTCATGGGGAGCCTGAGGGAGCAGGTAGGGGAAGAACGGACAGGAAAATAGAAACTGGGGAGGGACCCAAAGGGAAAAACCAGCCCAGGCACCACCTGGTCTGCTCATGAGCCCAGGAGAGGCTGCCCTTTGATCCCAGGCTTCTAGAGGCAGCAGTGGGTGGGGAGCGGGAGCTTCAGGAAGGCTGCACAGATAAGTGACATCTGTGGGAGGTGACATCAGAAGGAAGAGCGTGTTCTCTGGGAGGTGGAGGGAAGCtgaccttgatgtactcctactCAGAATACTTCTGTGACTCCTGTTTTGTCCCACAGGAGAGAGTCCCCACTCTTCAATCTGGTCAAAGCCCTTTTGTGATCTGCAGTTCCCTTTAGATGGTATCTCTCTTCCACTGCCCCTCAAGCTCTAAGCACTAAcgactgtgatccatgaaggtcAGACCGGGCCTGGTCCCTGTGTTCTCCCAGCAGTGACCCCCAAGGGCCAGTACCAGCCTGGTCCTGTGTCTCCCCCACTCAGCTGTGACCCCTGAGTACTGGGGCCAGGCACAGGGTAGGCCCCATGGAAATCCACTGAATGAATGAGCGAACAAACAGAAATTGCGATGGGGAAGCCAGGTTCCTCAAGGAATGGAGCTGGAGTAAGGGGCAGTAAGCAGCGTGACCCAGGGGATAAGCGTGCATCGGCTGTTAATCAGCCTTCAGCATGGAGCAGAGgctggaggtggtgatggaggaggcaagagaaaacagaggctgGTCACAGGCTGGCATGAGAATGAGCAAGAAAGGAGGCTGGGGTGGGTCTCAGGCTTATGTCCAGTGTGG
The nucleotide sequence above comes from Bos javanicus breed banteng chromosome X, ARS-OSU_banteng_1.0, whole genome shotgun sequence. Encoded proteins:
- the SUV39H1 gene encoding histone-lysine N-methyltransferase SUV39H1; this translates as MAENLKGCSVCCKSSWNQLQDLCRLAKLSCPALGISKRNLYDFEVEYLCDYKKIREQEYYLVKWRGYPDSESTWEPRQNLKCVRILKQFHKDLERELLRRHHRSKPPRHLDPSLANYLVQKAKQRRALRRWEQELNAKRSHLGRITVENEVDLDGPPRAFVYINEYRVGEGITLNQVAVGCECQDCLWAPAGGCCPGASLHKFAYNDQGQVRLRAGLPIYECNSRCRCGYDCPNRVVQKGIRYDLCIFRTDDGRGWGVRTLEKIRKNSFVMEYVGEIITSEEAERRGQIYDRQGATYLFDLDYVEDVYTVDAAYYGNISHFVNHSCDPNLQVYNVFIDNLDERLPRIAFFATRTIRAGEELTFDYNMQVDPVDMESTRMDSNFGLAGLPGSPKKRVRIECKCGTESCRKYLF